One Faecalicatena sp. Marseille-Q4148 DNA window includes the following coding sequences:
- a CDS encoding maltodextrin glucosidase: MWAYHSIFYQIYPIGFCGAPTSNDGITVPRIKKLGDWTDYLESLGVNAVLLNPVFESDHHGYDTRDFLKIDCRLGTNDDFRNVCETLHAHGIRIVLDGVFNHVGRGFWAFQDVLEKKWDSPYKDWFYIHFDGNSCYNDGFWYEGWEGHFELIKLNLQNPAVTDYLLDCVKNWVEMFDIDGLRLDVAYSLDRNFMKRLCSFTKELKPDFALIGEVLFGDYNLIVNDEMLHSCTNYECYKGLYSSFNDMNLFEIAHSLNRQFGPEQWCIYRGKHLMTFADNHDVTRLASILKNPAHLPLVYGILFGMPGIPCIYYGSEWGEEGTKAPDNDFALRPCFEAPKPNSLTEFLKNLIHIRQDSDALCNGSYRNIIIQNHQLIFERTTDHERIFVALNASETPFTAYHQELNGTVVDLITDKEIAMNGSLELPGYSVQYLKF; this comes from the coding sequence ATGTGGGCTTATCATAGTATCTTTTATCAAATTTATCCAATCGGATTTTGCGGCGCACCAACTTCCAACGACGGGATTACTGTACCGCGCATAAAAAAACTTGGCGACTGGACCGATTACCTTGAATCTCTCGGCGTCAATGCCGTCCTTTTGAATCCCGTATTTGAATCGGATCATCACGGATACGACACAAGAGATTTCCTGAAAATAGACTGTCGTCTCGGTACAAACGATGATTTCCGAAATGTCTGTGAAACACTTCACGCACATGGAATCCGAATCGTTCTGGATGGCGTTTTTAACCACGTGGGACGAGGCTTCTGGGCATTTCAGGACGTACTGGAAAAGAAATGGGACTCTCCGTACAAAGACTGGTTTTATATCCATTTTGACGGTAACAGCTGTTACAATGATGGTTTCTGGTACGAGGGCTGGGAAGGACATTTTGAACTGATCAAGCTTAATCTACAGAACCCTGCCGTTACAGATTATCTATTAGACTGTGTTAAAAACTGGGTAGAAATGTTCGACATTGATGGTCTGCGCCTGGATGTCGCTTATAGCCTTGATCGAAATTTTATGAAACGTCTCTGTTCTTTTACAAAAGAATTAAAACCAGATTTTGCTCTTATCGGTGAAGTTTTATTTGGAGATTATAATCTGATTGTCAATGATGAAATGCTCCATAGCTGTACCAATTATGAATGTTATAAAGGACTGTACTCTAGCTTTAATGATATGAATCTCTTCGAAATCGCCCATTCTTTAAACCGCCAGTTCGGCCCGGAGCAATGGTGTATTTACCGCGGCAAACATTTAATGACTTTTGCAGATAACCATGATGTAACAAGACTTGCCAGCATTTTGAAGAATCCGGCACATTTGCCGCTTGTCTATGGCATACTCTTCGGAATGCCGGGAATTCCATGTATTTATTATGGAAGCGAATGGGGTGAAGAAGGCACAAAAGCGCCTGACAATGATTTCGCCCTCCGCCCTTGTTTTGAAGCACCAAAGCCAAATTCACTGACAGAATTTCTGAAGAATCTGATTCATATTCGTCAAGACAGTGATGCTCTCTGCAACGGTTCCTATCGAAATATTATCATCCAGAATCATCAGCTCATCTTCGAGCGAACGACAGATCACGAACGCATTTTCGTAGCTTTGAATGCTTCTGAAACTCCTTTTACGGCATACCATCAGGAGCTAAACGGCACTGTAGTAGATCTGATTACAGATAAAGAAATAGCAATGAATGGAAGTCTGGAACTTCCTGGATATTCCGTGCAGTATTTAAAATTTTAG
- a CDS encoding NUDIX domain-containing protein: protein MELWDLFDENRRPLNRRQSRLAPKVHGEYHLVAVICVVNSKHEILLTLRHPEKEKYPNLWENTGGCIQAGETSRAGAVRELFEETGIRAEEEELQFLETQKEEYSIIDFYFLRRDVAISEIVLQDMETVDAKWVTLEELHRMGKDGLIAGPIYRRIQSLGKRFETWVLGEQKEQADRISLAAGGGACCEA from the coding sequence ATGGAATTATGGGATTTGTTTGATGAAAACAGAAGGCCCCTGAACCGCAGGCAGAGTCGCCTTGCGCCGAAGGTACATGGAGAGTATCATCTTGTTGCTGTCATCTGTGTAGTAAACAGCAAACATGAAATTCTTCTGACACTGAGACATCCGGAGAAGGAGAAATATCCGAATCTCTGGGAAAATACCGGAGGCTGTATCCAGGCAGGGGAGACGAGCCGCGCAGGAGCCGTAAGGGAATTATTTGAAGAGACAGGAATCCGTGCAGAGGAAGAAGAACTTCAATTTCTGGAAACACAGAAGGAAGAGTATTCTATTATCGATTTTTATTTCCTGAGACGTGATGTGGCGATTTCAGAAATCGTGCTTCAGGATATGGAAACAGTAGATGCGAAATGGGTAACGCTTGAAGAGCTGCATCGCATGGGGAAAGACGGTCTGATCGCAGGACCGATCTACAGGAGAATCCAGTCTCTCGGAAAACGATTTGAAACATGGGTCCTCGGTGAGCAGAAAGAACAAGCGGATAGAATTTCCCTTGCTGCCGGAGGAGGTGCCTGTTGTGAAGCCTGA
- the hydF gene encoding [FeFe] hydrogenase H-cluster maturation GTPase HydF, producing MSLNNTPAADRIHIGIFGRRNAGKSSVINAITGQSLAIVSDIKGTTTDPVSKAMELLPLGPVVIIDTPGLDDIGDLGAQRIQKAYQVLNKTDIAILVVDASVGFTKEDEAILKRIRDKKIPYVTVLNKIDWCETLPEIQESSNTICVSTITGYHIQELKEMIAAQIPDNASDSCLVRDLIAPSDFVILVVPIDKAAPKGRLILPQQQTIRDILDGHGISIVVSPEELPGTIASLGKKPALVITDSQVFEEVARLTPKELPLTSFSILFARYKGSLSLLSEGALTIDQLEDGDTVLISEGCTHHRQCGDIGTEKLPAWLQKHTGKQLQFEFTSGTEFPEELQKYRLIIHCGGCMLNEREMKYRLLCAKDQNIPITNYGMAIAHMKGILKRSMEIFS from the coding sequence ATGAGTTTGAACAATACACCTGCCGCCGACCGCATCCATATCGGAATCTTTGGGCGACGCAATGCCGGTAAATCAAGTGTGATCAATGCCATTACCGGACAGTCTCTTGCTATCGTTTCAGACATAAAGGGAACAACAACCGATCCTGTCTCGAAAGCAATGGAACTGCTCCCGCTCGGCCCGGTTGTCATCATCGATACTCCGGGGCTTGATGATATCGGAGATCTGGGCGCTCAAAGAATCCAAAAAGCATATCAGGTTCTAAATAAAACCGATATTGCCATCCTTGTAGTGGATGCCTCTGTCGGATTTACAAAAGAAGATGAAGCAATTTTAAAACGGATCCGCGATAAAAAAATTCCTTACGTTACTGTTTTAAATAAAATTGACTGGTGTGAAACACTTCCAGAAATCCAGGAGTCTTCCAATACAATCTGTGTCAGCACCATTACCGGCTACCATATTCAGGAGTTAAAAGAAATGATTGCCGCACAGATTCCTGATAATGCATCCGACAGCTGCCTTGTGAGGGATTTGATCGCTCCTTCTGATTTTGTTATTCTTGTTGTTCCGATTGACAAAGCAGCTCCCAAAGGCCGCCTCATCCTTCCACAGCAGCAAACAATCCGGGATATCCTTGACGGTCACGGTATTTCCATTGTTGTATCTCCGGAAGAACTGCCCGGTACAATTGCATCACTTGGCAAGAAACCTGCGCTTGTCATTACTGACAGTCAGGTATTTGAAGAAGTTGCCCGGCTTACTCCGAAAGAACTCCCATTAACTTCTTTCTCTATCTTGTTTGCCAGATATAAGGGCAGCCTGAGTCTCCTCTCAGAAGGGGCTCTTACGATCGACCAGCTAGAAGACGGGGATACTGTTCTCATCTCGGAAGGCTGTACTCATCACCGCCAGTGCGGCGACATTGGTACAGAAAAACTTCCTGCCTGGCTTCAAAAGCATACCGGAAAACAACTGCAGTTTGAATTTACAAGCGGAACGGAATTTCCTGAAGAACTGCAAAAATACCGTCTCATCATCCACTGCGGCGGCTGTATGCTAAATGAACGCGAAATGAAATACCGCCTTCTCTGTGCCAAAGACCAGAACATACCTATCACCAACTATGGTATGGCAATCGCGCATATGAAAGGAATCTTAAAAAGAAGTATGGAAATCTTCTCATAA
- the rplM gene encoding 50S ribosomal protein L13 produces the protein MKTYMANPDKIERKWYVVDAEGQTLGRLASEVAKVLRGKNKPEYTPHVDTGDYIIVVNAEKIAVTGKKLDQKIYYNHSEYVGGMKETTLKEMMAKKPEKVIELAVKGMLPKGPLGRAMIKKLHVYAGAEHAHQAQKPEVLTF, from the coding sequence ATGAAAACTTACATGGCTAATCCAGACAAAATTGAAAGAAAATGGTATGTAGTTGATGCAGAAGGCCAGACATTAGGACGTCTTGCTTCTGAAGTAGCAAAAGTTTTAAGAGGAAAAAATAAACCAGAATATACACCACACGTTGATACAGGTGATTATATAATCGTTGTTAACGCTGAAAAAATCGCTGTAACAGGTAAGAAATTAGATCAGAAGATTTACTACAATCACTCTGAGTATGTAGGCGGAATGAAAGAGACTACATTAAAAGAGATGATGGCTAAGAAACCAGAGAAAGTTATCGAACTTGCTGTAAAAGGAATGCTCCCAAAAGGACCTTTAGGAAGAGCAATGATCAAAAAACTTCATGTTTACGCTGGAGCAGAGCATGCTCATCAGGCACAGAAACCAGAAGTTTTAACATTTTAA
- a CDS encoding topology modulation protein: MKPEKIIIIGASGSGKSTVARQLSAWWDIPVVHLDKLSWKEGWIRASNEEFDSLVEQELAKDKWIMDGNFPRTLKRRMDACDTVIYLDYPLWFCIFRVLKRVIKNYGKPRPDMNPGCPEKFDPGFLKRIWNFNRERRDNYYRYIAEQKDTNIIILRNQKECDRFLTSVRSEMK, translated from the coding sequence GTGAAGCCTGAAAAGATTATTATTATCGGAGCAAGCGGAAGCGGTAAATCTACCGTCGCAAGGCAGCTGAGTGCCTGGTGGGATATTCCCGTCGTACATTTGGATAAACTTTCCTGGAAAGAAGGGTGGATCAGGGCTTCCAATGAAGAGTTTGACAGCCTTGTAGAGCAGGAACTTGCAAAAGACAAGTGGATCATGGACGGGAATTTTCCGCGTACGTTAAAGCGCAGGATGGATGCCTGTGATACGGTAATCTATCTTGATTATCCGCTGTGGTTTTGTATTTTTCGCGTATTGAAGCGAGTAATAAAAAATTATGGAAAGCCGCGTCCGGATATGAATCCCGGATGTCCGGAGAAGTTTGATCCGGGATTTCTAAAACGCATCTGGAATTTTAACAGAGAGAGGCGTGACAATTATTACCGCTATATTGCAGAACAGAAAGATACGAACATCATTATTTTAAGAAATCAGAAAGAATGCGATCGTTTTCTTACATCGGTGCGTTCTGAAATGAAATAA
- a CDS encoding tyrosine--tRNA ligase produces the protein MKIYEELQARGLIAQVTDEEEIRELINNGKATFYIGFDPTADSLHVGHFMALCLMKRLQMAGNKPIALIGGGTGYIGDPSGRTDMRSMMTPEQIQHNCDCFKEQMSKFIDFSEGKALMVNNADWLLDLNYIDLLREVGPHFSVNRMLTAECYKQRMERGLSFLEFNYMIMQSYDFYALFQKYGCNLQFGGDDQWSNMLGGTELIRRKLGKNACAMTITLLLNSEGKKMGKTQSGAVWLDPNKTSPFEFYQYWRNVADADVLKCIRMLTFLPLEEIDEMDKWEGSQLNKAKEILAFELTKLVHGEEEATKAQESARALFSAGNAANMPTAELSEEDFTDGSIDIITLLQKSGLVPSKSEGRRAVEQGGASVNGEKVTDIRAAFGKDAFAEDFILKRGKKNFRKIVLK, from the coding sequence ATGAAGATTTATGAAGAACTTCAGGCCCGCGGTCTGATCGCGCAGGTAACAGATGAAGAAGAAATCAGAGAACTGATCAATAATGGAAAGGCAACATTTTACATTGGATTTGACCCGACGGCAGATAGCCTTCATGTAGGACATTTTATGGCGCTTTGTCTTATGAAACGTCTGCAGATGGCCGGAAATAAGCCGATCGCTCTTATCGGTGGAGGAACAGGATACATCGGAGATCCATCCGGAAGAACAGATATGCGTTCTATGATGACACCGGAACAAATTCAGCATAACTGTGATTGCTTCAAAGAACAGATGAGCAAATTTATTGATTTTTCTGAAGGAAAAGCATTGATGGTGAATAACGCGGACTGGCTTTTGGATCTGAATTATATTGATCTGCTCCGTGAAGTTGGACCGCATTTCTCAGTAAATCGTATGCTGACAGCAGAGTGCTACAAACAGCGTATGGAAAGAGGATTAAGCTTCCTGGAATTCAACTACATGATCATGCAGAGCTATGATTTCTACGCATTATTCCAGAAATACGGATGTAATCTGCAGTTCGGAGGAGATGATCAGTGGAGCAATATGCTTGGCGGAACAGAACTCATTCGTCGTAAACTTGGTAAAAATGCATGTGCAATGACAATTACACTGCTTCTGAATTCAGAAGGAAAGAAAATGGGTAAAACACAGTCTGGTGCAGTTTGGCTTGATCCGAACAAAACATCTCCGTTTGAATTCTACCAGTACTGGAGAAATGTGGCAGATGCAGACGTTCTGAAATGTATCCGTATGCTAACATTCCTTCCGCTTGAAGAAATCGATGAGATGGATAAATGGGAAGGAAGCCAGTTAAATAAAGCGAAAGAAATTCTTGCATTTGAGCTTACAAAACTGGTTCACGGCGAAGAAGAGGCAACAAAAGCACAGGAAAGCGCAAGAGCATTATTTAGCGCCGGAAATGCAGCTAACATGCCGACAGCTGAACTTAGCGAGGAAGATTTTACAGACGGCTCTATCGATATTATCACATTGCTCCAGAAGAGCGGACTTGTTCCGAGTAAATCAGAAGGAAGACGTGCAGTAGAACAGGGCGGCGCATCTGTAAATGGCGAGAAAGTAACAGATATTCGCGCTGCATTTGGAAAAGATGCCTTTGCAGAAGATTTTATCTTAAAGCGCGGTAAGAAAAATTTCCGAAAGATTGTGTTGAAATAA
- the hydG gene encoding [FeFe] hydrogenase H-cluster radical SAM maturase HydG, whose protein sequence is MYDPKSRIADEFINHEEILQTLDYAEQNKHNEQLISEIIEKAKERKGLSHREASVLLACDLPEKTQEIFALAEQIKKDFYGNRIVMFAPLYLSNYCVNGCTYCPYHLKNKHIARKKLTQDEIRREVIALQDMGHKRLALETGEDPVNSPIEYVLESIKTIYSIKHKNGAIRRVNVNIAATTVENYRKLKEAGIGTYILFQETYHKESYLELHPTGPKHDYNYHTEAMDRAMEGGIDDVGCGVLFGLDKYRYEFAGLLMHAEHLEAVWGVGPHTISVPRLCPADDIDVNDFDNSISDDIFEKIVACIRIAVPYTGMIISTRESQKSRERVLHLGISQISGGSKTSVGGYAEPEPEVENSAQFDVSDTRTLDEIVKWLMDMGYLPSFCTACYRAGRTGDRFMSLCKSGQIQNCCHPNALMTLKEYLEDYAAPETKKVGEALIQKELENIPNEKVKERVVQYLKEMEQGGKRDFRF, encoded by the coding sequence ATCTATGATCCAAAATCAAGAATTGCAGACGAATTTATTAATCACGAAGAGATTCTTCAGACACTTGACTATGCTGAACAGAACAAGCACAACGAACAACTCATTTCAGAAATTATCGAAAAAGCAAAAGAGCGCAAAGGCCTCTCCCACCGGGAAGCATCTGTCCTTCTGGCATGTGATCTTCCGGAAAAGACACAGGAAATCTTCGCACTTGCAGAACAGATCAAGAAAGATTTCTACGGAAACCGCATTGTTATGTTTGCACCGCTTTATCTTTCAAACTATTGTGTCAACGGCTGTACTTATTGCCCGTATCATTTAAAAAATAAACATATCGCCCGCAAAAAACTGACACAGGACGAAATACGCCGGGAAGTTATTGCACTTCAGGATATGGGACATAAACGACTTGCTCTGGAAACAGGCGAAGATCCTGTCAACAGCCCAATTGAATATGTACTGGAATCCATTAAAACAATTTACAGCATTAAGCATAAAAACGGCGCGATCCGCCGTGTCAATGTGAATATTGCTGCAACTACTGTGGAAAACTATCGCAAGTTAAAAGAAGCCGGTATCGGAACTTATATTTTATTCCAGGAGACATACCATAAAGAAAGCTACCTGGAGCTCCATCCAACCGGACCGAAACATGACTATAATTACCATACGGAGGCTATGGACCGTGCAATGGAAGGCGGTATCGACGATGTCGGCTGCGGCGTTCTCTTTGGTCTTGATAAATACCGCTATGAATTTGCCGGACTTCTGATGCATGCAGAACATCTGGAAGCTGTATGGGGCGTTGGTCCTCATACAATCAGTGTGCCGCGTCTTTGTCCTGCTGATGATATTGATGTTAATGACTTTGATAACAGTATCAGCGATGACATTTTCGAAAAAATTGTTGCCTGCATCCGTATTGCGGTTCCTTATACAGGTATGATCATTTCCACAAGAGAAAGCCAGAAGAGCCGTGAACGCGTCCTTCATCTTGGTATTTCCCAGATCAGCGGCGGTTCTAAGACAAGCGTTGGCGGCTATGCCGAACCGGAGCCGGAGGTAGAAAATTCAGCACAGTTTGATGTAAGCGATACCCGTACACTGGACGAGATTGTGAAATGGCTTATGGATATGGGCTATCTTCCAAGTTTCTGTACTGCATGCTACCGCGCAGGCCGCACCGGAGATCGTTTCATGTCTCTTTGCAAGAGCGGTCAGATTCAGAACTGCTGTCATCCAAATGCTCTGATGACATTAAAAGAATATCTGGAAGACTATGCCGCTCCTGAGACAAAGAAAGTCGGAGAAGCACTCATTCAAAAAGAACTGGAAAACATTCCGAATGAAAAAGTAAAAGAAAGAGTTGTTCAGTATCTGAAAGAAATGGAACAGGGCGGAAAACGTGATTTTCGGTTCTAA
- a CDS encoding dihydrodipicolinate reductase, which yields MDRKVKYVQYGCGRMSRWLMRYAIAKGCDLLAAFDVNPAIVGKDVSEIIGNGYPEVGVKVSAVEEADRMIGELKPDVCIIATRSTVAELEDIFTICAKHGVNAITTCEEALYPWNSSPALTAKLDALAKEGGCTLTGVGYCDLFWGTMVTNLMGSSFEVKKIVGSSWYNVEDYGIALAEGHGAGLPLDRFETEIGTCNHWTSDEIKQKVESGEYVPSYMWNQNGWLASKLGLTVVSQTQKCVPCTWETDLYSETLGMTIKAGNATGMRAIVTTETTEGIILETECVGKVFAPEEFDKNEWTLYGEPETTSIVNRPATVELTCATLVNRIAQLIDAPAGYVTTDKFPYNEYMLRPINEYVKTK from the coding sequence ATGGATCGAAAAGTTAAGTATGTACAATATGGATGTGGAAGAATGAGCCGTTGGTTAATGAGGTATGCAATCGCAAAAGGATGTGATCTTCTTGCAGCGTTTGATGTGAATCCGGCTATTGTTGGAAAAGATGTTAGTGAGATTATTGGAAATGGTTACCCGGAAGTTGGTGTGAAAGTATCTGCCGTAGAAGAAGCGGACAGAATGATCGGAGAATTGAAGCCGGATGTGTGTATCATTGCGACAAGAAGTACAGTTGCCGAGCTGGAGGATATTTTTACAATCTGTGCAAAACATGGGGTAAATGCAATTACTACCTGTGAAGAGGCATTGTATCCATGGAATTCTTCTCCTGCACTGACAGCTAAACTGGATGCATTGGCAAAAGAAGGCGGATGTACACTGACTGGCGTAGGTTATTGTGATCTGTTCTGGGGTACTATGGTAACCAACTTAATGGGTTCTTCTTTTGAAGTGAAAAAAATTGTCGGCAGCAGCTGGTATAATGTGGAAGATTATGGAATCGCACTTGCAGAGGGACATGGAGCAGGCCTTCCACTAGATAGATTTGAGACAGAGATTGGGACATGTAATCACTGGACTTCCGATGAGATTAAGCAGAAAGTGGAAAGCGGAGAATATGTTCCGTCTTATATGTGGAATCAGAATGGCTGGCTCGCAAGCAAGCTTGGATTGACAGTGGTTTCTCAAACACAGAAATGTGTTCCTTGCACATGGGAGACTGATTTATATTCAGAAACGCTCGGAATGACTATTAAGGCTGGCAATGCAACGGGTATGAGAGCAATTGTTACAACTGAGACAACAGAAGGAATTATTTTAGAAACTGAGTGCGTAGGAAAAGTATTTGCTCCGGAAGAATTTGATAAAAATGAGTGGACACTGTATGGAGAACCGGAAACAACAAGTATTGTAAATAGACCGGCCACGGTAGAGCTTACATGTGCAACTCTGGTTAATCGTATTGCACAGCTAATTGATGCTCCGGCAGGATATGTAACGACAGATAAGTTCCCGTATAATGAGTATATGCTCCGGCCAATCAATGAATATGTAAAAACGAAATAG
- the rpsI gene encoding 30S ribosomal protein S9, with product MANAKFYGTGRRKKSIARVYLVPGTGNITINKRSIDEYLGLETLKLIVRQPLVATETADKFDVIVNVRGGGYTGQAGAIRHGISRALLQADAEYRPVLKKAGFLTRDPRMKERKKYGLKAARRAPQFSKR from the coding sequence GTGGCTAACGCAAAATTCTACGGAACAGGAAGAAGAAAAAAATCAATCGCAAGAGTATATTTAGTACCTGGAACAGGAAATATCACAATTAATAAAAGAAGCATTGACGAATATTTAGGATTAGAGACATTAAAACTTATCGTTCGTCAGCCATTAGTTGCTACAGAAACAGCAGATAAATTTGACGTAATCGTTAACGTACGCGGTGGTGGATACACAGGACAGGCTGGTGCTATCCGTCATGGTATTTCAAGAGCATTACTTCAGGCAGACGCTGAATACAGACCAGTTCTGAAGAAAGCTGGATTCTTAACTCGTGACCCACGTATGAAAGAACGTAAAAAATACGGTCTCAAAGCAGCTCGTAGAGCACCACAGTTCTCTAAACGTTAA
- a CDS encoding flavin reductase → MSFQEVSIEELQMNPFTKIGKEWMLITAGNEEKHNTMTASWGGVGVLWGKNVVTAYIRPQRYTKEFVDAQDVFTLSFFGDNCREALTLCGKVSGKDRDKIKEAGLTPYYVDGTTAFEEAELVFVCRKLYADEIRSEKFIDKDADENCYPQKDYHTMYIAEITKVLVKK, encoded by the coding sequence ATGTCATTTCAGGAAGTATCAATTGAAGAGTTACAGATGAATCCATTTACAAAGATCGGAAAAGAATGGATGTTAATCACAGCAGGAAATGAAGAAAAACACAACACAATGACAGCGAGCTGGGGCGGTGTTGGAGTTCTCTGGGGCAAAAATGTTGTGACAGCGTATATTCGTCCACAGCGTTACACGAAAGAGTTTGTAGATGCACAGGATGTGTTTACATTAAGCTTTTTTGGGGATAACTGTCGGGAAGCGCTTACTCTCTGTGGAAAAGTTTCCGGAAAAGACAGGGATAAGATCAAAGAAGCAGGATTAACACCATATTATGTGGATGGAACAACTGCATTTGAAGAGGCGGAGTTAGTGTTTGTCTGCCGCAAACTGTATGCAGATGAGATTCGTTCTGAGAAATTCATCGACAAAGATGCAGATGAGAATTGCTATCCGCAGAAAGATTACCATACAATGTATATTGCGGAGATCACAAAGGTACTTGTGAAGAAATAA
- a CDS encoding MerR family transcriptional regulator, which yields MDLQRLTIGQMAQLNHISEQTLRLYDREGILKAQEVDPETGYRYYHILQSARIDLIQNMKMYGLTLKEIRSLLDCGGTEPVKEKLEVQYADICSRLQELEQIRGTLRRVLENYKKYEALPKNGEIFLEYQPERRIYSCFCQQDFFQEDESGYEYMLRQMKNQLIHNDVPLSLFCNIGTLIRKQCIAQGNLSSHEVFLFADDRLEHCEILPAGMYVCICEDDFSKEAVCARKLLDHIKKSGYTIAGDYICEVVIDFPVMEEEKRKMFSKMQIPVTLS from the coding sequence ATGGATTTACAGAGATTGACGATTGGACAAATGGCACAACTGAACCACATTTCAGAGCAGACACTCAGGCTCTATGACAGAGAAGGGATTTTGAAGGCACAGGAAGTTGATCCCGAGACAGGTTATCGGTATTATCACATTTTGCAATCGGCCCGCATCGATTTGATTCAAAATATGAAGATGTATGGTCTTACATTGAAAGAGATCCGCAGTCTGCTTGATTGTGGAGGTACAGAACCGGTAAAAGAGAAATTAGAAGTGCAGTATGCAGATATTTGCAGCAGACTGCAGGAACTGGAGCAGATTCGGGGAACGCTTCGAAGGGTTTTAGAAAACTATAAAAAATACGAAGCACTTCCTAAAAATGGAGAGATTTTTCTGGAGTATCAGCCTGAAAGAAGAATTTACAGCTGTTTTTGTCAACAAGATTTTTTTCAGGAAGATGAATCTGGGTATGAATACATGTTAAGACAGATGAAAAACCAGTTGATACATAATGATGTTCCGCTGTCATTATTTTGCAATATCGGGACGCTGATTCGAAAACAGTGTATTGCACAAGGGAATCTTTCTTCGCATGAAGTGTTTTTATTTGCAGATGACCGATTAGAACATTGCGAGATTCTCCCTGCCGGGATGTATGTATGCATATGTGAGGATGATTTTTCAAAGGAGGCAGTCTGCGCCAGAAAACTGTTAGATCATATTAAGAAAAGCGGCTATACAATTGCGGGAGATTATATTTGTGAAGTAGTAATTGATTTTCCTGTGATGGAAGAAGAGAAGCGGAAGATGTTCAGCAAGATGCAGATTCCGGTAACTTTATCTTGA